The genomic region TATTCCAGGTCAAGATGAAACACTAAAGAGTGAAGTTATTGTTATTGGCGCTCACTTTGATCATATAGGCCTTGGTGGTGAATCTTCTATGGACCCGCACGGCCATGGAAAAATTCACAATGGAGCTGACGATAATGCCTCTGGAACTGCAATGGTTTTAAAACTTGCAAAAGAGCTATCTAGAAAGAACTTAAAAAGAACGCATATTTTTGTTTTATTTAATGCTGAAGAAGTTGGGCTTCTTGGCTCTGCTCACTTTGTTGATATGTGGCAACGTCATGGGCAAGAATATGGAAGTATTAAGGCCATGCTAAACTTCGATATGATTGGAAGATATAAAGATGTTATTTCTGTTATGGGAGCGGCCACGTCAATTGAGTGGAGAGCTTTGTTAAATCCTCTAAGAAGTAATTTAAAATTTGAAATCAAAGATTCATCAGTTGGAAGTAGTGATCATGCTTCTTTTATTAAAAATAAGATACCTTCATTATTTCTAACTACTGGTGCGCATGAAGATTATCACCGTAGTACCGATACGGCCGAAAAGATTAATTACGAATCTCTTGAGTTAATTGAAAAGTATTCACTTGGCCTTGTGGCAAATCTAGAGAGAAATGAAGCTCCAGTTTTTAATCCTGATTACTCTGATGACGATGGAAGTGGTAGACAAAGGGGCTATGGTGCTCACTTAGGGTGCGTACCTGAGTTTGGTCAAAGTGATGATATTATTGGAGTTCTTTGCGTAAGAGCAAGCGATAATTCCCCTGCTATGAGTGCCGGAATTGTTTCTGGAGATATACTTGTTCAAATCGGAGATATTGAAATTAAGACAATATATGATCTAGCATTTGCTCTAAAGTATTATAGGGCCGGTGATAAAGTTGAACTGGGATGGAAAAGGGGATCTACTATTATGAAAAAAGTGGTGACTCTCGCTAAAAGTACTAGGCACTAGAAATTCTTCTCGGGGGTGATTCACATCCCCGAATCTTCTATAAAAATTAAATATTTATGCATTTTTTTCAAGTGATTTCAATTCACTTGAAAGGCTAGTTAAACAAGTGTATCTAGGTTAAAATACACAAATCAAAACTTAAAAAAGGTTCATAAATGCGTTTATCGACAGGTTTTTGGCAAACTTATAAAGAAGTTCCGGCCGATGCTGAAATTCCATCTCATCAATTAATGGTTAGAGCAGGTCTTATTCATAAAACTGGTTCAGGTCTTTATAGTTACCTGCCTTTTGGTTACAGAGCGATTAGAAAAGTAGAAAATATTATTCGTGAAGAAATGGATAGAGCTGGATGTCACGAGATTCTCATGAGTGTTGTAACACCAGGTGAACTTTGGCAAGAGTCTGGGCGTTGGGATGCGATGGGCGAACAAATGCTTAAGTTTCAAGATAAGGCATCTAGAGATTTATGTATCTCTCCGACAAATGAGGAAGCGGTAACTGATATTTTTAGAAAGACAGTTAA from Halobacteriovorax sp. HLS harbors:
- a CDS encoding M28 family peptidase yields the protein MAKIISILLILSLSQTISASFYKDAIQYLASDELEGRRAGTSGNIEATNYSISKLKEFGVEKFAGSYTQDFTIFTKMIKTGENFLKSSLGDELLFEPISSSLSGSLEHSDMVFVGYGISIPKSDPNLIYDDYEGVDVEGKIVVVMTGDPAIGNLNSPFRHPDYLNYRSLFYKFSNAVNHGAKGVIVIENPLSLSNYPSEPAPIFNPSEGGGNRFSAIAGYATNKWINSILKPLKTNSLSAQNKIVKTGRPNSFYLPGKYSLAVNLKKKTGRVSNVVGVIPGQDETLKSEVIVIGAHFDHIGLGGESSMDPHGHGKIHNGADDNASGTAMVLKLAKELSRKNLKRTHIFVLFNAEEVGLLGSAHFVDMWQRHGQEYGSIKAMLNFDMIGRYKDVISVMGAATSIEWRALLNPLRSNLKFEIKDSSVGSSDHASFIKNKIPSLFLTTGAHEDYHRSTDTAEKINYESLELIEKYSLGLVANLERNEAPVFNPDYSDDDGSGRQRGYGAHLGCVPEFGQSDDIIGVLCVRASDNSPAMSAGIVSGDILVQIGDIEIKTIYDLAFALKYYRAGDKVELGWKRGSTIMKKVVTLAKSTRH